The following proteins come from a genomic window of Lineus longissimus chromosome 18, tnLinLong1.2, whole genome shotgun sequence:
- the LOC135502260 gene encoding ankyrin repeat and SAM domain-containing protein 3-like, producing the protein MASDLDPYAYEASDEASETELLDKSLSVWKGWSSLESDEDFRPIPLDLHTAASIGSFDCVRAIIDKNEEDLNEKNWGGWTPLMYAAYIGHDNVVNLLLEANVSVNIRNKKGQTALHLAASCGNESVAYFLLQNGAELEARDSKGWTALFHATYSGHQQLVKFLLDNNTNMEATEPYHGLTPFMEAAAEGHEIIVHTFLQHGVNVHAKALNGDTAQTLALQYGHMKLVSMIDNHMNPHPHRTDGIRGDLSSSDEAYQRPRHKGSRSRMKGPNIQDGPAAFAKLMNKSKTPPSDTNLPDENASVPSGYVTFHNDGTEVVANQPICSRDMTSPINAEDHRLDSSGGAGSKDSVRDVDDDIDDAFSKTGALTIKSSSSSSGGLVAALGIHKEESPESNDSSAPELPEKNTLDPIPAEERKPKAPMVRSPNRHDRALRHQRSREWRRKDTRPNNHEVGSGDRSNQEVNHSSLQTLPSQQPPHQTSASSYPQRDRVTPSVPPGLSPLSNNHNLDDLPTLDDLLTQLGLTKYIPLFQEQDVDLQVFMSLTDNDLKEVGVKLFGPRRKMTNAIARWHSNAAPASNSLEQAYADKLEAEMQEMALNLHQAYDQAEKCKAQVLQEQELRSVTEGCLMEDRKTWQQVHRIAMDTRQHCGELANLVQRLSLLQNELTRRLLLSGDVSQPMENPYAMNPNTLAAALQDSVHLDQDTNNEIQNIATEHLVNQLEYFTGELKRAVTMTAVNTDKLLGREMSCHDEFEALS; encoded by the exons ATGGCATCTGACCTGGATCCGTATGCCTACGAGGCATCCGATGAAGCCTCAGAGACGGAGCTGCTGGATAAGAGTTTATCCGTGTGGAAGGGCTGGAGCTCCCTTGAGTCTGATGAAGACTTTAGACCTATCCCACTTGACCTTCACACAGCAGCTAGTATTGGGAGTTTTGATTGCGTCAGAGCAATCATTGATAA GAATGAGGAAGATCTGAATGAGAAGAATTGGGGAGGGTGGACGCCACTGATGTACGCTGCCTATATCGGCCATGACAACGTGGTCAACTTACTCTTGGAGGCGAATGTGAGCGTCAACATTCGCAACAAGAAGGGACAAACTGCTTTACATTTGGCGGCGAGCTGTGGGAATGAGAGTGTGGCATATTTCCTGCTGCAG AACGGTGCAGAACTCGAAGCGAGGGACAGCAAAGGATGGACAGCACTCTTCCACGCCACTTACTCCGGCCATCAACAACTTGTCAAATTCCTCCTGGACAATAACACCAATATGGAAGCGAC TGAGCCATATCATGGTTTGACCCCATTCATGGAGGCCGCAGCAGAGGGACATGAAATTATTGTGCACACTTTTCTACAACAT ggggttaatgtgcatgCTAAGGCCCTCAATGGAGACACTGCACAGACGCTAGCATTACAGTACGGTCACATGAAGCTAGTCAGCATGATAGATAATCACATGAACCCTCACCCCCATCGCACTGATGGTATACGCGGTGACCTGAGCTCCTCAGATGAGGCCTACCAGCGGCCAAGGCACAAAGGCTCAAGGTCAAGAATGAAAG GTCCAAACATCCAAGACGGTCCAGCTGCATTTgctaaactgatgaacaaaagTAAAACGCCTCCTAGTGATACAAATCTGCCGGATGAAA ACGCATCAGTTCCATCTGGCTACGTTACATTCCACAATGATGGAACGGAAGTGGTGGCCAACCAGCCGATCTGTTCACGGGACATGACGTCTCCGATCAACGCAGAGGATCATCGCCTTGATAGCTCGGGTGGTGCTGGAAGTAAAG attccgtacgtgatgtcgatgatgacattgatgatgcaTTTTCAAAAACAGGTGCTCTGACGATAAAGAGTAGTTCTAGTTCCAGTGGTGGCCTAGTGGCGGCTCTGGGCATACATAAGGAGGAGAGCCCAGAGAGTAACGACAGCAGTGCACCAGAACTACCAGAAAAAAACACGCTGGATCCGATACCAGCTGAGGAACGAAAACCTAAGGCTCCGATGGTGCGTTCACCGAATCGCCACGATCGGGCATTGCGACATCAACGCTCACGAGAATGGCGACGTAAAGACACTCGTCCTAACAATCACGAGGTCGGCTCTGGAGATCGTAGCAACCAGGAAGTGAATCATTCTAGTCTTCAAACATTACCCTCACAGCAACCACCTCATCAGACATCAGCGAGCTCGTATCCCCAACGTGATCGAGTGACACCCTCTGTTCCACCCGGGTTGAGCCCACTTTCAAACAATCACAACTTGGACGACTTACCAACGTTGGATGACTTGTTGACACAGTTAGGCCTCACCAAGTACATTCCATTGTTCCAGGAGCAGGATGTGGATTTACAAGTGTTCATGTCATTGACTGATAATGATTTGAAGGAGGTCGGTGTCAA GTTATTTGGGCCAAGACGTAAAATGACCAATGCCATTGCCCGTTGGCATAGCAACGCTGCCCCTGCGTCTAACAGTCTCGAGCAGGCGTACGCAGACAAACTGGAGGCTGAGATGCAGGAGATGGCGCTGAACCTTCACCAG GCCTATGATCAAGCGGAGAAGTGCAAAGCGCAGGTGCTCCAGGAACAAGAGTTACGCTCGGTGACGGAGGGATGTCTGATGGAGGATCGGAAAACATGGCAGCAGGTGCATCGGATTGCCATGGATACACGACAACACTGCGGGGAACTGGCTAACTTGGTGCAAAGGTTAAG TTTATTACAAAATGAGCTGACCCGACGTCTGCTACTATCAGGTGACGTCAGCCAACCAATGGAAAACCCCTACGCCATGAACCCAAACACGCTGGCCGCGGCGCTACAGGACAGTGTCCATCTTGATCAAGACACGAACAATGAAATTCAGAACATTGCAACCGAACATTTAGTAAATCAGTTGGAGTATTTCACGGGGGAATTGAAACGTGCTGTGACAATGACAGCTGTGAACACTGATAAACTGTTGGGTCGCGAGATGTCTTGCCATGATGAATTCGAGGCACTCTCTTAG
- the LOC135502003 gene encoding glycogen synthase kinase-3 beta-like isoform X1, translating into MSGRPRTTSFAEGGKAGSQPSFGGMKTISSSSKGRGKDGNKVITVLATRPSEGTETTREVSYTDAKVIGNGSFGVVYQAKLCDCGDLVAIKKVLQDKRFKNRELQIMKNLEHQNIVKLRYFFYSTGEKKDEVFLNLVLEYVPETVYKVARHYSKSKQTIPILFIKLYMYQLFRSLAYIHSQGVCHRDIKPQNLLLDPESGVLKLCDFGSAKVLVRGEPNVSYICSRYYRAPELIFGATDYTSQIDVWSAGCVLAELLLGQPIFPGDSGVDQLVEIIKVLGTPSREQIKEMNPNYQEFKFPQIKAHPWAKVGVFRPRTPQEAINLVGRLLEYTPSSRISPLEACAHNFFDELRDPNTRLPNGRELPPLFNFTERELSIEPSLNTILVPHHVRGQDSSQTSATPIANDTAPSSDSTGGATAASGTA; encoded by the exons ATGAGTGGGCGACCAAGGACTACATCTTTCGCAGAAGGTGGCAAAGCGGGTTCACAGCCATCCTTCGGCGGAATGAAGACAATAA GTTCAAGTAGTAAAGGGAGGG GTAAAGATGGTAATAAAGTAATCACAGTCCTTGCGACGCGGCCCAGCGAGGGAACCGAGACGACGCGGGAAGTATCGTACACGGATGCCAAAGTAATAGGCAATGGTTCATTTGGTGTGGTATATCAAGCCAAACTCTGTGATTGTGGGGACCTGGTCGCCATCAAGAAAGTCTTACAGGACAAGCGGTTTAAG AATCGAGAATTACAGATCATGAAAAATTTAGAACACCAAAATATAGTCAAACTTCGTTATTTCTTCTATTCAACTGGAGAGAAG AAAGATGAAGTGTTTCTAAATCTAGTTTTGGAGTACGTGCCAGAGACCGTCTACAAGGTTGCCCGACATTATAGCAAGTCAAAACAGACGATACCAATATTATTTATAAAG CTTTATATGTACCAGTTGTTCAGAAGTCTGGCTTATATCCATTCACAAGGTGTGTGTCACCGCGACATCAAACCACAGAATCTGTTACTCGACCCGGAATCAGGAGTTCTTAAATTGTGTGATTTTGGAAG tgctaAAGTGTTAGTACGCGGTGAACCCAACGTGTCTTACATTTGTTCAAGATACTACAGAGCTCCAGAACTTATATTTGGTGCTACAGATTATACCTCCCAAATAG ATGTCTGGTCAGCAGGCTGTGTGCTAGCTGAGTTACTGTTAGGACAGCCGATATTCCCAGGAGACAGCGGGGTCGACCAGTTGGTGGAGATAATCAAAGTTCTCGGGACGCCATCTCGTGAGCAGATCAAAGAGATGAACCCTAATTACCAGGAATTCAAATTCCCGCAGATAAAAGCACATCCATGGGCTAAGGTAGGG GTGTTCCGGCCACGGACCCCGCAGGAAGCGATCAACCTCGTTGGACGGTTACTCGAGTACACTCCTTCATCCAGGATCTCGCCACTAGAAGCTTGCGCACACAACTTCTTTGACGAGTTACGGGACCCAAACACGAGGTTACCCAATGGGCGAGAACTGCCACCTTTATTCAACTTCACTGAGCGTG aattGTCAATCGAGCCATCGTTAAATACAATTCTCGTACCACATCACGTACGTGGTCAGGATTCATCGCAAACATCAGCGACTCCTATTGCCAATGACACAGCGCCATCTAGTGACAGTACAGGTGGCGCCACCGCAGCAAGTGGCACAGCATGA
- the LOC135502003 gene encoding glycogen synthase kinase-3 beta-like isoform X2 produces MSGRPRTTSFAEGGKAGSQPSFGGMKTISKDGNKVITVLATRPSEGTETTREVSYTDAKVIGNGSFGVVYQAKLCDCGDLVAIKKVLQDKRFKNRELQIMKNLEHQNIVKLRYFFYSTGEKKDEVFLNLVLEYVPETVYKVARHYSKSKQTIPILFIKLYMYQLFRSLAYIHSQGVCHRDIKPQNLLLDPESGVLKLCDFGSAKVLVRGEPNVSYICSRYYRAPELIFGATDYTSQIDVWSAGCVLAELLLGQPIFPGDSGVDQLVEIIKVLGTPSREQIKEMNPNYQEFKFPQIKAHPWAKVGVFRPRTPQEAINLVGRLLEYTPSSRISPLEACAHNFFDELRDPNTRLPNGRELPPLFNFTERELSIEPSLNTILVPHHVRGQDSSQTSATPIANDTAPSSDSTGGATAASGTA; encoded by the exons ATGAGTGGGCGACCAAGGACTACATCTTTCGCAGAAGGTGGCAAAGCGGGTTCACAGCCATCCTTCGGCGGAATGAAGACAATAA GTAAAGATGGTAATAAAGTAATCACAGTCCTTGCGACGCGGCCCAGCGAGGGAACCGAGACGACGCGGGAAGTATCGTACACGGATGCCAAAGTAATAGGCAATGGTTCATTTGGTGTGGTATATCAAGCCAAACTCTGTGATTGTGGGGACCTGGTCGCCATCAAGAAAGTCTTACAGGACAAGCGGTTTAAG AATCGAGAATTACAGATCATGAAAAATTTAGAACACCAAAATATAGTCAAACTTCGTTATTTCTTCTATTCAACTGGAGAGAAG AAAGATGAAGTGTTTCTAAATCTAGTTTTGGAGTACGTGCCAGAGACCGTCTACAAGGTTGCCCGACATTATAGCAAGTCAAAACAGACGATACCAATATTATTTATAAAG CTTTATATGTACCAGTTGTTCAGAAGTCTGGCTTATATCCATTCACAAGGTGTGTGTCACCGCGACATCAAACCACAGAATCTGTTACTCGACCCGGAATCAGGAGTTCTTAAATTGTGTGATTTTGGAAG tgctaAAGTGTTAGTACGCGGTGAACCCAACGTGTCTTACATTTGTTCAAGATACTACAGAGCTCCAGAACTTATATTTGGTGCTACAGATTATACCTCCCAAATAG ATGTCTGGTCAGCAGGCTGTGTGCTAGCTGAGTTACTGTTAGGACAGCCGATATTCCCAGGAGACAGCGGGGTCGACCAGTTGGTGGAGATAATCAAAGTTCTCGGGACGCCATCTCGTGAGCAGATCAAAGAGATGAACCCTAATTACCAGGAATTCAAATTCCCGCAGATAAAAGCACATCCATGGGCTAAGGTAGGG GTGTTCCGGCCACGGACCCCGCAGGAAGCGATCAACCTCGTTGGACGGTTACTCGAGTACACTCCTTCATCCAGGATCTCGCCACTAGAAGCTTGCGCACACAACTTCTTTGACGAGTTACGGGACCCAAACACGAGGTTACCCAATGGGCGAGAACTGCCACCTTTATTCAACTTCACTGAGCGTG aattGTCAATCGAGCCATCGTTAAATACAATTCTCGTACCACATCACGTACGTGGTCAGGATTCATCGCAAACATCAGCGACTCCTATTGCCAATGACACAGCGCCATCTAGTGACAGTACAGGTGGCGCCACCGCAGCAAGTGGCACAGCATGA
- the LOC135502328 gene encoding uncharacterized protein LOC135502328 — translation MATVATECGEKLEKDSSSPELDEGEPPIKRRCGPGRPKGSKNRCISDSVTKDLPPRSCRRQSVPNEVIIPAPPARCLKFLSTDWTLTERQKLLSGLRIHNFNNIEELSKCVGTKSEEEVEWFIQNLKIRERLMSKEEELPGKNTAPIEHWLKTCEDIVRSETDHSLILGSVMAVAGELEPHHPPYDPKTQPDYTKIYDYLARLLHRGPAPELSPIDSAIVLDLLQNTVDLLRHTDIHREQEMLKKMYLHLNNKKNQRSAEQRSTLNMSAEPNSPDAGEEGQQVGTSRNNRGETSAGNNTDTPSTSREESPSSNAVVAGPCSSRDGSENRLDPLLANIDQSRRESRTSRPRKSTDASGGKPVSQESTMEPGSSTGSQLQGQGRDGSTGSQLQGQGRDGSTGSPLQGQGRDGSTGSQLQGEGRDGSTGSQLQGQGRDGSTGSQGQGQGRDGPKAGKLVSINPFSIQVKYLKLGNIQKEDPR, via the exons ATGGCGACTGTGGCGACAGAATGTGGTGAAAAGTTGGAAAAAGATTCATCGTCGCCAGAATTGGACGAGGGAGAACCTCCCATCAAGAGAAGATGTGGCCCTGGCCGTCCAAAAGGGAGCAAAAATCGGTGCATCAGTGATAGTGTAACCAAAGATTTGCCACCAAGATCATGTCGTCGCCAGTCGGTGCCAAATGAAGTGATCATCCCAGCTCCTCCGGCGCGATGTTTGAAGTTTCTGTCGACTGATTGGACGCTGACCGAGAGGCAGAAATTACTATCTGGTCTGAGAAT CCACAACTTTAACAATATCGAAGAACTTTCCAAATGTGTTGGGACCAAGTCGGAAGAAGAG GTTGAGTGGTTTATTCAAAACCTGAAAATAAGAGAGAGACTGATGTCAAAGGAAGAGGAGTTACCCGGCAAGAATACAGCTCCAATTGag CATTGGTTAAAAACGTGtgaagacattgtcagatcCGAGACAGACCATTCGCTCATCTTGGGATCCGTCATGGCTGTGGCAggggagcttgaaccccatcatcCACCGTATGATCCAAAAACTCAGCCAGATTACACCAAGATCTATGACTACCTGGCGCGATTGCTGCACAGGGGTCCTGCACCTGAGCTCTCTCCCATTG ATAGTGCCATTGTCCTTGACCTTCTTCAGAACACCGTCGACCTCCTCAGACACACAGACATCCATCGCGAGCAAGAGATGTTGAAGAAGATGTATCTTCATCTCAACAATAAGAAGAATCAGAGATCGGCCGAGCAGAGAAGCACGCTCAATATGA GTGCAGAGCCCAATAGTCCTGATGCAGGTGAGGAAGGTCAGCAAGTGGGCACCTCAAGAAACAATCGAGGGGAGACTTCTGCTGGAAATAATACGGATACGCCTAGTACGTCTCGTGAGGAAAGTCCAAGTTCGAACGCAGTAGTTGCTGGACCATGTTCGAGTAGGGATGGGTCAGAAAATAGACTAGATCCGCTGTTAGCAAATATAGACCAATCCCGTCGAGAGTCCAGGACTAGCAGGCCAAGAAAGAGCACTGATGCATCAGGTGGTAAACCAGTGTCGCAGGAATCAACCATGGAGCCTGGTAGTAGTACAGGGAGTCAGTTACAGGGACAGGGAAGGGATGGTAGTACAGGGAGTCAGTTACAGGGACAGGGAAGGGATGGTAGTACAGGGAGTCCGTTACAGGGACAGGGAAGGGATGGTAGTACAGGGAGTCAGTTACAGGGAGAGGGAAGGGATGGTAGTACAGGGAGTCAGTTACAGGGACAGGGAAGGGATGGTAGTACAGGGAGTCAGGGACAGGGACAGGGAAGGGATGGTCCTAAAGCGGGCAAGCTTGTATCTATTAATCCGTTTTCTATCCAGGTGAAATATCTAAAACTCGGTAACATTCAGAAGGAGGATCCAAGGTAA